The following nucleotide sequence is from Zea mays cultivar B73 chromosome 1, Zm-B73-REFERENCE-NAM-5.0, whole genome shotgun sequence.
ttgacttatatagtgggatttattccacctaacttgagaagtcaagaaatggacaagggcgtgccacacacgcgcgcgcgccgccgccgccgccggccaggccgggcgtggcgtggcgtggcgaggcgaggcaggcaggcgagcgggcgtggtgtggttgtgttaatttttagcactcactaaccgcgtaaacctttcagttgtttgtctcttcgtcagctgcaTGCGAGACTCTTGTCCTTCAGCTGCCTGTCCCTTGGCGTGCAGCGTacagacccttctccttcagcttccctctgcgagaggttaaatagagaagAACCCCTGGCACTTGGGACACACGAGAGCAGAACCTTCAGAATCACAGCCCAGCCGCAAGTGAGAGTATTCTCATCTcgagactctgcgcgcacagagaagcgagagggcaggtgccttcgaagcccttgccgttcgagaccttgcacgggggatcggcaattaggtttttggggagcgtctacgcgactgcccaacgtctgtcgttgtcttcatcgctggttcctggcgtcttcatctcgtacgacatgacaagtgaagttggacaaggatctagatcctcggagcgcatgggagggtatgatcaattcatctccttactgttttacattctgcaaattatatatgttcatacctgctgttttatatatagccataaatttatccaatctggtttgtcgtattatatcatgacatgtctgatgcctgttcatactagtaatatgataaatctgtttgtctttattttacagtcatgttgtttatgttgctatctgtttattttcatttgttccataataatacatgttccatgtttatatgcttattatatttatatgattcatatgctttatgttctcttgatccatattgttatagaTATATTTGAGATCgtgatttctatgattaaacatattttatatgtcatcatcataatgttaatttatggaattaaaataatatggaaaatgcctatatttctaacataaAGTTTAAAATAAGGGATAAAATAGGATAGCCGCAAGAGACAGCCTTAGTTTACAGAGTGGTCGCTAAGGGTCGCAAGCTTCAAAGTACAAGAAAACTAAAAGATGACGAAGAGACAAGTAGTGGGAGCTACAAGAACTTGCACCAGACTACCAAGGATGGGTTCCCTATTACATAGAAGGTCCCTAAAAGTGCTATCAAAAAAAGCATCTCGGATACTTCCTCTATGAACCCCTTTagagcttgttcggttctaccccaatccatatggattgaggtgtgtcggagaggaaatctccccggccgggtggcggattgcacccgccctagaTCCTAAAAAGAGGAGGGGCCTAAACGTTTTGCTTGTTACGAGACTGGTGGATCAGCACACAGgagcacacaagggtttagagtggttcgggccgccggagcgtaataccccactccactgtgtgatgtattgctttgggagcttgtatgaacttgtgagtgtctgccTAAGATTGTGTCGGATCTCCGTCCCCTTTAACgtagtgtgccctcccttttatagttcaagggggcacatacaaggatactgggccccgacatgtgggcccagggacaaaaCGGGTGTAGTACTTGGAGCCATTCATCCGGTGCGATCTCCTCGCGCCCTGATATCTGCGATCTCCGTAGCATTGGCTTGCAGCAGACGTTTCCCTGGCAACGTATAAGTCATGAGGACCACGGCACGTGCGCGGTGGTATGGGCGTATGCCCGCTGTCtgactggacaggcacgccgcctgtaggGTGGCCTGGTCGTCGTCTGGTAGAGGAGCAGAGAGAGGATGCAGTAAATGTCGAGTCGTCAcctcgcctgccagcggagtggacgagGCGCATTGAATGCTGTGATGGCACATTGCCTGTCAGGCGACGGGCATCCTCCGCATTAAATATTGAGATGGCGCGCCGTGCAATGCACGGCGCGGCCCGCGGCACGTAGTCCTTATGTCAGGCTCCGCCcactggcttatgtcacgggcagaaggccacgtggcagcatcgggtctccgcctgggcggggagcagtaGCGTTATGCGGATAGGTCCGCACCAGGCAGGGCCTGGACacatgtcggcaccggacccctgccTGAGCAAGACCTAGGTATTCTTTGCCCCAGAGTCCCGGGACCCGGCTGTGGGTAGTCCGGACCCCACGCAGAGGGGTCTGGAACCCGTCCCGAAGGTCCGGGTCGCACTCGCGAGGGTCCTAGACCTTGCCCCGGAGGTCCGGTCTACatgtacaggggtccggcactttcccatggggcccGGACCCACTGTTGGCATCCTGGAGTGTATTGTCTTCTCTGGCCACATGGCGACCCTAGAGCCATCCACGTGGAGTCGGGTGTTGTTCACCACGTGATTAGAGATAATTGCGTGGGCACCGCATCTTCATACTGTagaaaggggtacccctgttttagggtaccgacaatggcccccgggcccacctcaggggaggatgcgagcctgcaggtggggccaaaacttATATCTTGCGTCAGCTTGACATGACTGGTGACTGGGGCGCCACCTCTGCGCGCACCGCATTAACTCGGCGCGCTCGCGCTGTCAGCCTGCCACCAGTCGTATCAACTGTCGTTTCTGTCGTCGCTGCCAACTTAACTcgtggcccccaggaggtagcctcgactggacctgtacacagcttcggctagggagcgttagtagcacacccataggaccaaTCGTCTGGTATTAGCCATCCTTTGACACATGCACGGGACCTGTAGGAtctagtctgggaagccaagttgtgtgtctgGACCCCCCTGGACCGCGGTtctaaatactaggacacccgtcgcagagtggtggagcgtgcaggctcacggtacgagaccaggctgagcggctacgcggctccggaccaccctaggagacaagtgtccattctttagagccggaccccaggttgtcggacccacaggattatagctccaaatactagggtgcccgtcacagagtggtggagtgtgcaggctttgggTACGGATCCAGCTGAGCGaccacacagctccggaccaccccatggaacgggctcccGTTCTTTAAAACCGACCCCCAGGCTGTCAGaccctcctgctttcgcagaggggtcctaaactgcaagcctggctattcAATCCGGATGTCATCATGTCAGACGGAATGGGAACTATAtgagtgggttagataaaaattaAAATCTGGAAACTATagggtaagaccatggagcaggaGGATAAAATTATCATAGAAGCGCATCTGAGGGGGTAGATCTTCTctttataacttgacatgcatgggtgcagactaacaggccgggcttatgagggcggacctcaccgggctggtatACACGTATgcattacctagttacaaaagggagaaaaactcgacccctcagacttgctcctatggatagaacttacgaaGATGCTCCAGGGGttaggaagaggtactccttcagttgtagcgaggcggacacacccgggtcggcatatttccgtcaccttgaagggtccttcccagctgggggagagtttgtggagcccttgtcGGTTCAGTGctcgccttaggaccaggtccccgacccagagctccctactatgcacgaaccactGGTGGTAGCGTTTGAGcgcctggttgtaccgtgcatttcgggtcgccgcttgccatctgcgctcgtcgatgaagtccacgtcctcacgccgtagTTGTTCCTGCATAGGCTCATCGAAAGCTTGGACccatggggagcccataatgattcccgggggaaggcaggctttagccccgtagaccaggaagaacggggtctccccggtggctcggctgggtgtagtccggttcccccatagcacggacagaagctcactgacccaatttgcaccatgctttttcaaggAGTCGTAGGTGTGTGTCTTGAGTCCCTTGAGGATCTCTGTGTTTGCCCTCTCCACTAGGTCGttgctcctgggatgagccacggatgcaaagcagagctgggtgccgatgccctcgcaatactcctggaaaagccgacttgtaaactgggtcccattgtccgtaatgatacggcttgggaccccaaatctacagacaatcgacctgaggaaagcgacagcagcaccctgggtgatgttgaccacaggggtggcctctagccacttggtgaacttgtcaaTGGCGACGAAGAGGTACCGGTACCCGCCGACAGCCCTGGGGAACGGTCCCAGGATGTCCACCCCCCATACAGCAAATGGCCAGGAGGGCGGAAtcatctgtagagcctgagctggtgtgtgtatctgctttgcatggaattgacacgccttgcaggactttaccaactcagctgcatcctggagggcggttggccagtaaaagccatgccggaaggccttaccgaccaacgtgcgggatgaggaatgacttccgcactctcctccatggatctccgtgagcaactcacggccctcctcttgggtaatgcaccgcatgagaatgtcgttggcgccATGGCGGTAGAGATCCCACTCCACCGTGTGtcgcttagccaaccgcactatgcgctctgcggacacatgatcttcaggaaggatgttttccttcaggtagtcccgaatctcggagatccatgcatcggggccACTTTGAGATACTGGCTGTGGCGCTAAGGGATAGGCAGGGCCCCTATAGCACACACAGTCTTTGGTGGGTTCTATAGAGGtaacgccaccgggaccgctagcttcgaggtgctagactcgcccccttcgcccagtttggcaggctgggcggtgggtctcagcagccgtctttcaaAGACGCCCTcgagcacgggtgcccaagttgatgccctcacggAGAGGTCATCCGCCGCCGAGTTGTCAGctcgaggaacatgttgcagttctagGGCCGTGAAGTCCTTCTACAGCTTCCTTACGCGGTTGAGTTCCACCCGCAGGTCCTCGGTCGGCGCAGCCCTCACTGAAGGCGAGCGCACCGataccgacgcctcatgttgacgccgggatgaccgaggcctggccgcctgggcctggctgagccagaatgcgccatgccgagcagccgGTTGACATCgtcgcgccactgcttcatggcccctggcgaggccgtggagctaggagagtggcgcaacaactccctggctgcggACAGCGCACCGGGAGCAGCCCTCGACGCTCTGGATGCCTGCGCAGGAGTGTGCTGCCATGCAGAgcgcacagcagcagcagcaccaagCGCAGGGCGGCTGGATGCCCGTGGCGTGAGGAGGCAGCTTTCTTCCTCCATCGAGAAATCCTCGGGAACGAAGTcgtggtgctcgacgatgtgAACCATAgtgtcgagcaggaaaacaagcaaaaacctaatgccaaagccccctacctggcgcgccaaatgtcggagaggaaatctccctggccgggtggcggattgcacccgccctagaTCCTAaaaagaggaggggcctaagcgttttgcttgttacgaGACTGGTGGATCAGCACACGGGAGcacgcaagggtttagagtggttcggaccgccggagcgtaataccctactccactgtgtgatgtattgctttgggagcttgtatgaacttgtgagtgtctgccTAAGATTGTGTCGGATCTCCGTCCCCTTGTAACgtagtgtgccctcccttttatagttcaaggggggcacatacaaggatactgagcccggacatgtgggcccagggacaaaaTGGGTGTAGTACTTGGAGCCATTCATCCGGTGCGATCTCCTCGTGCCCTGATATCTGCGATCTCCGTAGCATTGGCTTGCAGCAGACGTTTCCCTGGCAACGTATAAGTCATGATGACCACGGCGCGTGCGCGATGGTATGGGCATATGCTCGCTGTCTGACTGGACAGGCACGCCACCTATAGGGTGACCTGGTCGTCGTCTACTAGAGGAGCAGAGAGAGGATGCAGTAAATGTCGAGCCGCCAcctcgcctgccagcggagtggacgggACGCATTGAATGCTGTgatggcacatcgcctgtcaggcgGCGGGCATCCTCCGCATTAAATACTGAGATAGCGCGCCGTGCGATGCACGGCGCGACACGTAGTCCTTACGTCAGGCTCTGTccactggcttacgtcacgggcagaaggccacgtggcagcatcgggtctccaccTGGGCGGAGAGCAGTAGCGTTATGCGGACAGGTCCGCACCAGGCAGGGCCTGGACacatgtcggcaccggacccctgccTGAGCAAGATCTAGGTATTCTTTGCCCCAGAGTCCCGGGACCCGGCTGTGGGTAGTCCGGACCCCACgcagaggggtccgggacccgtcccggAGGTCCGGGTCGCACTCGCGGGGGTCCTATACCTTGCCCAGAGGTCCGGTCTACATGTACAGGGGTCCGGTACTTTCCCATAGGGCCCGGACCCACTGTTGGCATCCTGGAGTGTATTGTCTTCTCTGGCCACATGGCGACCCTGGAGCCATCCACGTGGTGGAGTCGGGTGTCGTTCACCACGTGACTAGAGATAGTCGCGTGGGCACCGCATTTTCATGCTATagaaaggggtacccctgttttagggtaccgacaaggtggattgaaagggtttCAATTCttagtaagtcaaaatcccctCCAATTTCTATCAATCCCCTTCGATCCATATGGAttaaaaataaccgaacaagcccttaggacGTGTTTGGTAGTAAGGATACCAGAGCAGGAGCAAAGCTACTCGAGATGGAGAGCTAAAATCCTCTTGCTATTCATTAAATAGCAAGGGATTTTAACCCCTGCATTCCTCTTCGATATCCTTGCTCCTAAATAAGCCCCTTCCTGCAGCATTGTTAGAAAAAAAAATCCCAGAAAATTAACTGTCAAAGCTAGCTCGCGTCATTGCAGGGTTGCTAACACCGGTCAGATCTAAACACAACGTTCTTCACATTGCCCTGATAGAATTATGTAATGTAATGAACAGTATCAACATGACAACCTTACCTTTACATACATTTTATTAGATTTTTTTTCTCAACAACCAAGAACAACAGCTATTGTCGTTTCCTCAGCACAAAGAAACATGGCAGCTGCCGCCTAGGGCTTGGGAGGGTAAAACCCGTTCACAGTCATACCTCCGTCGACCGCAATCGTCTGGCCGCTAATATAAGTGGAACCCGGCATGCAAAGAAAAGCAACAAGTGCCGATACTTCTCCAGGTTCTCCGACACGTCCAAGCGGAGTTCGACTCACAACTTGTTCCTCAAAGTTCTTATTTGCCAAAATCTGCACAAAAGAAAGCAGTAGTCAGAGGAAACAACGGATTAGGGTTATAATGTAGGAGATACTTCATTTCAAATTGGAAGTCATTCTAGTTTTTAAATATATAACTTTTAATATGTATCTAGATATAATGTATATTCATGTGTGTAGCAAAAGATATATATCTAGAAAAAACACAACAACCTATAGTTTAGAATGGAGGGAATATGATATACTTAAGTCGTTAATATGAAACAATAGAAGATTCTTACTCCTTCCGTAAGTGAAGTGGTGATGTACCACGGAGCGACAGAGTTGGCTCTTATGTTGTCCTTAGCCCATTCACAAGCTAAATTCTTGGTTAGCTGGTTAATGGCACCTAAACAAGAATTTTAGCTGTTTATACATGCCACATGCATATACGACCAAGAGATAGAAGGTTGTTTAGTATTGAGTACGGCTGTTAcctttagtcatagcatatatagttCCACTAAAGATTCCTATCGCTCCAGCAACAGATGATATGAATATAATGCTGCCTGACCCAGATAATTTCAAAAGAGGATGTGCAATTTGGCACAAGTGATATGCAGATTCAAGATTAGTAGCCATCAGAAACGAGTATTCCTCTGCAGTAAACTCAGTAGTTGGTTTCCTTATGTTTGTTCCTACATTGTTTACCTAAAAGATCAAATGAAGAAAGCCAGGATAAATCAACATGAAACAGATTCAGACTGCAAATAGCAAACTGTAGGGTTTACAAATAACTTGTAGATAAAAATTTAGACACATTTTGCCATCAGCCAACATAGTTCCTGCCACCTTAAGAACTTCCAACCTTATCAATCTCTGATCATGAATTCAACAACGTTCTGCACGTGAACACAAAACAGAACATCTCCACTGGGAATTTGACATCCTTTTGTATTGATAAAGTAAGCCGATCATTTCATGTCTTGGCATAATACTACAGTGCCAATATGTAAAGACTAAATTGAAAATAACTACATGTCCCAAAATTTCTTAAGTTTGTATCATTTGGGTCGGGTGTCTAAACTTGAAATTCAGATACATCCCAGTGCAGCTGCCTTATTTGCCTCATGTGTGATTTCAGTCATTGGGGATGGAAGAGGGACCCTTTTTTGGCAAGATAGATGGCCGCATGgtcaatctctttctttccttccCCCCAATCTGGCCATTGTGGTTCCCTGAAGAATTAGTAACAAAATAACAGTCAGGGAGGCTCTTACTAATCTGCAGTGGGTCAAGGACATCAGGGGACAACACCTTTCTTCCCAGGCTCTCACAGAATATTTACTGGTATGGGATTTGCTTGCGGATGTGATTTTGTCTCCTACGGTTCCTGATCAATTCAAATGGACTCCCTCGGCCTCTGGTTCTTACTCTTCCAAGTCGGCTTATGACCCTTTATTTGAGGGATCAGTTAAGTTCGAGCCAGCGGATAGAATATAGAGGAGCTGGGTGCCACCTAGGTGCAAGTTTTTCATTTGGCTGGCTGCGCTAAACCGATTGCTGGACATCAGATCGTCTTGCTAGGAGGGTTGGATCACCCGGAATGCTGTCCTCTTTGTGCACAAGAACAAGAAACTATTGAACACTTGCTGGTGACTTGTGTCTTTGCTAGGGAAATATGGTATAAAGTGCTTTCCTTTGTTGGGTTGCAGCAGCTTTCTCCATCTTTGGATGAGGAGAGTTTTCAGGATTGGTGGCCCAAGGCTGAGGATCGGGTGGCTAGCCAAAGAAAGAAAGGCTTCAATTCCTTAGTGATTCTAGTAGCTTGGGGCCTTTGGAAGCATCGCAATGCCTGTGTTTTTTATGAGGCTTCCCCTAATGTTTCCAAACTTTTTTTAGACATTAAGGGTGATGCTAGTTCATGGTGTATGGCTGGTGACGTGAAGCTGTCGGAGTTGTGGCCTCCTTAGAGTTTAGGTTTggtttttttttgttttggtGTGTGTGTACCCCAACatgcttgggacaaaaaggctttgttgttgttgtgtgtgtgtgtttttgtGCCTGCCTTCGGGCAGTTTGTACTTGCCTATTTTTGGGCTTcttttcttcttaatacaatgatacgcagctctcctacGTGTTCGAGAAGATTCTACATGCAAATAGAGCCAGTACCTCTTTTCAAGGAAAAAAGAATCCTAAACATCTTGTAGGTGAATGGTCAACGTTGCTTAATTTGGACGAGGTCAAACTTAAAGGACACTTATCTAATGAAATGATATGCAAGCATGCAGCTCCTGCATCTTCAAGAAAAAAGTTACAGGACACACAAACAATACGTTAAATCAGATTGGACCTGCATGGCTGCATCCATTCACTTAAAAAAGTATAAAAATACAAGAACCCATGGATTTTGTTCTTTTCAATACAAAAGGGGGGCCAAGGGTCAAAACTCAAGACAACAGTTTCCTACAACACAGTTGTCATGGGCGtcatagggagcgagaggcaacagccaggctgggataaggctagagaacaagattgagatgagctgggataaggctagagaataagattgagatgagagaattgtggagagttggttagcagcagataagtccaagaaagtaggagttagttgagagtttgtaggagaagttggttagccatagaGCTATTTATAAGCCacatggcagcagggaataaatcaagcaagatcattatcaaaccaatctctctctcttgcaatgaccctctcaagcgcctagggctgctaccctagaaccaagcctgcggcagaggggtataacctcgccggagaagacagctatccccTATGAcatccggcgaggttatacccctctgccgcaggcttggttctagggtagcaaccctaggcgcttgagagagATTGCAAaagagagagagattggtttgataatgatcttgcttgatttattccctgctgccatgcggcttataaatagccctatggctaaccaacttctcctacaaactctcaactaactcctactttcttggacttatctgatgctaaccaactctccacaattctctcatcccaatcttattctctagccttatcccagctcatctcaatcttattctctagccttatccccgctccctatgatgcccatgacattAACCTTGCTGGGAGAACTGCTCTGTCATCCCGGTTTACCTTCTTATTGCTATGAATGTTCCTAAGTGGGTGATTAAGTCAATTGATACAATTCGAAAAGGGTTTGTTTGGAGAGGTAGAAAGGCGGTCAATGGGCAGCTGTCTTGTATCCTGGGATAAAGTATCAAGGCCACATAATCTTGGAGGGCTTGGGATCCCCAACTTGCAATATATGAGCTGGGCGCTGCAAACTAAATGCATATGGTTGCAGAAAACTGACCCGAATAGACCTTGGAATGGGCTGAAGCTTCCTATACAGCAACAAGTTAGGGATCTGTTTGCTATTTCTGTGATCTCTCATTTGGGTAATGGTACCAATACAATTTTTTGGATGGATAGATGGTTAAATGGGTGCTGTATCAGAGATATGGCACCTGAAGTTTTCTCCTAGGTTGATACTAGAGCCCTGTCCTCAAGAACAGTGGCCCAAGTGCTTGATAGCATGCTGTGGGTCAGAGATATCTAGTCCCCACTTTCATTGGCTGGTCTACAGCAATATCTTCTTTTATGGGGCACTTTAGGTGAAGTGGTGTTGTCCCAAGATGCTGAACAGCATGTGTGGCGGCATGCGGCCTCAGGGCAGTTTTctgccaagtcatgttataaggTTTGTTCTTTGGTTCCATTCCTTTTGAGCCATGGAAGAGGCTATGGAAAACTTAGGCCCCTCCAAAATGCAAATTTTTCCTTTTGGCTAGCCATGAGAAAATAATGATGGACGGCTGATAGGCTGAAAAGAGAGGATTGTCACACCTAGAAGTTTGCCCACTATGTGATCAGGAGCAAGAAGCGGTTCGGCACCTCCTGGCCACTTGCACCTTTGCCTGTCAGTTTTGGCACAGTATCCTATATCCTTTTGGCCTAGGTCGTCTCACTCCTAGTAATGATGAAGTCTCATTTGCAAAATGGTGGAGAAGAGTATGCAATCAGGCACATAAAGACAAGAAAAAGGGGCCCAACAGTGCCATTATCCTTGGGGCATGGTGTTTATGGCTGTTAAGGAACCAAGTTGTTTTTGATGGAGAATCTCCTTCCTTAGAAAAAATTCATAGAAGCTTCCTAGATGAGGTGGTTTGCTGGGTGGGCTTGGGCTAAACACCTTGGGAGCTTAGGTTTAGCTGAAGCTATTAATGGGGCATGGGCAAGTTTTGTTCCTTATATGTAATAGACTTCAGGTGTGTGAGTGTCCTTGGGGATCTTGCCTAGCAAGTATCCCTGTTTATAaggccccgtttcaatctcacgggataaactttagcttcctgctaaactttagctatatgaattgaagtgctaaaaTTTAGCCTCAATTACCACCAATAGCTCTCCTGTTTAGATTAtaaatggctaaaagtagctaaaaataagctgctaaagtttatctcgcgagattgGAACAGGGCCTAAGTCTCTTTTCTCCCTAATATATAAAGATATGCAGCTCTTATGCATGTTCGATAAAAAGTATTGCACAATTAATGCTATTTATCTTTACAGTCAGATGGACACCATCTCAACCATTCATTGTGATTTGTTTTAGCATGACAATATACAATACCTCTTTACCAAAACGAGAGTAGAATAGAAAACATGAACTCATAAGTCCCAACCCTAATCCTACCAGGAACTCGGTCCGCCTAAACTCAGCATTTCCATTCCTAGTTCCTAACTGTTGCTAATTGCCGAATTGCGAAACAAACTTTCATGTGTAGTCGAAGTTTTTTACACGCTAAAAAACCACATTAGAGATCGGAACTAAAGAGGAACAAAAGGACGGTAGCAAGTGATCTTTTTTACTCACGAGGATGTTGAGCTTGCCGCCGAAGCGGTCGGCAACCTCGCGGAGCAACCGCTCCCGCTGGTCCCTCTCGGAGAGGTCGCAGACGGACCCGGTAACGCTGAATCCCCTGGCCTCCCACTCCTTGATGCGCTCGCCGAGCTCCTCCGCCTTCCGGGAGCATGTGTGCACGGCCGCCCCCAGCGCCGCCAGCTCCTCCACTACCGCACGCCTACACGACACGAACGCGATATGGATTGAATCTCCGTAGCGGGTTTGCAAGTGCCGGAAGAAATTAGATAGGCGTTTGAGGGAAGCCGTACCCGATGCCGCGGGTGCCGCCGGTGACGAGGGCTGTCTTGCCGTGTAGTGCCCATCTCCCGGAGGACCCTATCGCCGTGCCCGAGGTCTCCACCGTGGCCATCTCGCAGTTGTTGTTCCCGGTCACGATAGCGGCCGAGGCAAGTGGATTGTGGAACTGATTGATGAATCAACGTGGACATGCGCCGATAATGCTATCTCCAAGACTCCAACGCTCTCTGTCATTAAGACATGTTTGTTTCAGATTAtatattatataatctagattataatctaaattatatatataatctggattataatctaaattatataatccagattataatctATATATAGCTGTTTGGTAGTTTAgattatacaaatgtagattattcacaaagacaacaatatctttgtttgtttatttgaggtgagaaaagattaatgatatatattataatttctatttacataaccCTGGGTAGTGGGTCTTTTACCAAAATAATATTAAATAAGCTAC
It contains:
- the LOC100282692 gene encoding Tropinone reductase homolog At5g06060 is translated as MATVETSGTAIGSSGRWALHGKTALVTGGTRGIGRAVVEELAALGAAVHTCSRKAEELGERIKEWEARGFSVTGSVCDLSERDQRERLLREVADRFGGKLNILVNNVGTNIRKPTTEFTAEEYSFLMATNLESAYHLCQIAHPLLKLSGSGSIIFISSVAGAIGIFSGTIYAMTKGAINQLTKNLACEWAKDNIRANSVAPWYITTSLTEGILANKNFEEQVVSRTPLGRVGEPGEVSALVAFLCMPGSTYISGQTIAVDGGMTVNGFYPPKP